A portion of the Pseudomonas koreensis genome contains these proteins:
- a CDS encoding LacI family DNA-binding transcriptional regulator, translating to MSNIREVARLAGVSVATVSRTLKSPERVLAPTRERVMAAVEQAGYRPNLMAVQFRSRRTGNLVILVPTIANTFFARVISGAQQAAQAAGYRLLLCDTQGREELERQFAELVYAYQADGVIQLRAYDPFENAPADADLPPIVNACEVIKAGRYPTISLDNVAAAKAMTDHLIALGHRRIGLIKGSKNSPLTRDRLAGYEAALREADIAFDEALICHGNFTLEAGFAGAEKMLAMAERPTALFCENDEMAIGALKRIRQAGLRVPEDISLVGFDDIPMAAYCDPPLTTISQPAESFGEKAVEMLIALIEKQPLSEKHVTLPFELTPRSSTASVGNSGEG from the coding sequence TTGTCCAATATTCGCGAAGTGGCTCGGCTGGCCGGCGTTTCCGTGGCGACAGTGTCTCGTACGTTGAAATCGCCCGAGCGCGTCCTCGCGCCAACCCGTGAGCGCGTCATGGCCGCCGTGGAGCAGGCCGGCTACCGGCCGAATCTGATGGCCGTGCAGTTCCGTTCGCGGCGCACCGGCAATCTGGTGATCCTGGTGCCGACCATCGCCAACACCTTTTTCGCCCGGGTGATCAGCGGCGCGCAGCAAGCGGCGCAGGCGGCCGGTTATCGCTTGCTGCTCTGCGACACCCAGGGCCGGGAAGAACTGGAGCGGCAATTCGCCGAGCTGGTCTACGCCTATCAGGCCGACGGCGTGATCCAGTTGCGCGCCTACGACCCGTTCGAAAACGCCCCGGCCGACGCCGATCTGCCGCCCATCGTCAACGCCTGCGAAGTGATCAAGGCCGGGCGTTATCCGACCATCAGCCTGGACAACGTCGCCGCTGCCAAAGCCATGACCGATCACCTGATTGCATTGGGACACCGACGCATCGGCCTGATCAAAGGCTCGAAGAACAGCCCGCTGACCCGAGATCGCCTGGCTGGCTACGAAGCGGCATTGCGCGAAGCCGATATCGCCTTCGACGAGGCACTGATCTGCCATGGCAACTTCACCCTCGAGGCCGGCTTCGCAGGCGCGGAAAAAATGCTCGCAATGGCTGAGCGACCCACGGCGCTGTTCTGTGAAAACGATGAAATGGCCATCGGTGCGCTCAAGCGCATCCGCCAAGCGGGATTGCGCGTGCCTGAGGACATTTCCCTGGTGGGCTTCGACGACATTCCAATGGCTGCCTACTGCGATCCGCCGCTGACCACTATTTCGCAACCGGCCGAATCCTTCGGTGAGAAAGCCGTCGAGATGCTGATCGCCCTGATCGAAAAACAGCCGCTGTCAGAAAAGCACGTGACTCTGCCGTTCGAGCTGACGCCGCGCAGCAGCACGGCCAGCGTTGGCAATTCGGGCGAGGGGTAA